DNA sequence from the Oncorhynchus clarkii lewisi isolate Uvic-CL-2024 chromosome 9, UVic_Ocla_1.0, whole genome shotgun sequence genome:
AAACCCAGGTTCTATTTAGAACACAAAAGGGTTCTCTCTGACCTGAAAAAGGAAGCCTATTTTCAAGGGGTTCTCCTAcagggtggcgcagcggtctaaggcactgcatctcagtgctagaggtatcaATACAGACACCCaggttccaggctgtatcacaactggctgtgattgggagtcccataatagggcagcgcacaattggcccagcatcgtccgggtttggctggtgtaggccgtcattgtaaataagaatttgttcttaactgacttgccctggttaaatacagggACAATTGATGTTACTTGGCACTCTTTTTTTCTGAGAGTGTTTGGGTCTGCACCTTGAAGATCTCCCTCTTCCTCTGGGTGGTCAAGGAGGCCCCGGTGGGGTTTCCTCCATTGGGGATGGTGTAGAGGACCCTGGGTACGGTGCTGTCTGGCTTGTGGACATCTGCCAGATCCCATTGGGACAGCACCTCCTTCAGACCCCCCAGGATCATACCGTGCTGGTcaccggagggagggagggagggaaggaagaatggtgaaagagagggagagagagtgggagggggacagagagagagaaagagagtgagagagtgtttgtgagagaaagagaagtgcTTCTTACTGCAGCGAGAGTTCCAGAGTAGGTAGATGCGTGGAGTACACCGTCTCCAGGATTGACAAGCATTTCAAAAACCTAccaaaaaaaggggaaaaaattaTCCCGTACCCAGAATCAAAACATTCCCTTCAACATAGACAaaagtatactgaacacaaatataaaagcagcctgtaaagtgttggtcccatgtttcctgagctgaaataaaagatccaagaaatgttctgtacacacaaaaagcttacttcgttcaaattttgtgcacaaatttatttacatccctgttagtgagcatttctcatttgccaaaataatccatccacctgacaggtgtggcatatcaagaagttgattaaacagcatgatcattacacaggtgcaccttgtgctggggacaataaaaggtcactctaaaaggttctgttttgtcacacaacaaaatgccacAAATGTTTCAAGgcttgaaggagcgtgcaattggcatactgactgcaggaatgtgcaCCAGTGCCGTTGTCAGAAAACTGAATGTTCACTTCTCTACCATACGCCGCAtccatgtcattttagagaatttggcagtatgtccaaccggcctcacaaccacagatcacgtgtaaccacaccagcccaggacctccagatCCGGCGCCAATAATTAATTGCAATATGAGTGAAATTGAGTGAAATTGTTTTCCTTCCAAAAAACATTGTAATTAAGTTTGTTAgaaagcagcttttctgtgttggaatggtgtggacGTACCCCAACATCAGAATGGTGTGGACGTACCCCAACATCAGAATGGTGTGGACGTACCCCAAcatcagaatggtgtgggcatctGTCATGAAAAATATTAGGAGAATGACATCCTCCTATATGAGGAAATAGAAAGCATTTTTTGAACAGTCTGAAGTGttttttctccaatttatgctttggccacaaagaCGAGAGTCAACAACATTacttgggtatgagttaacagaatataaaCTTTCAAAAGTCAGATTTTCACTGGGACAGTTACTTTAACCTTTCCATTCATAGGGGCGAATTCTAAGTTTAGTTGAATTTTTATTTAAGTCAATGAGAGGCGAAGTGAAAGACGTGAAATTGGAGGTTAGGATTCACCCCATTCAGAATAACCTACAGTTACAAAACCTCACCCAATTCTCTTATCTTTTTTTGAAACAAGAAATAGGCCTAATCATTAATAATTACATTTGTATAGCAGCCAAGGTATGTATTAATAACATATTCAGTATTTGATGTGTGTATTGGATCCTGGGCTGcataataggatgccatttgagactcAGCCTTGGCTTTATTGTCCCGGCATCTCTTATCAGCTGTGATTGAACCAATGcagaccacccacacacacacacacacacacacacacacacacacacacacacacacacacacacacacacacacacaacacaggttGAGAGAGCTATAGACCAATACGAGACACTATTTATACAGATAGTAATAAAGCTAGATAAGGAGCCATTAGAGAGATAACCTCCCTTCTAACACTGCCATTGACTAGTATAGGTGTCATGTTGTCCTAACCTTTTCAATGTTGAACAGCACTGTGACAGGTCAACAGTTTAAACAGGCCAATGATTTTACATTGTAAACTTAGCCAATTCCTGACCATATGAATTGTGTGTTAGAGCTAGCCATGTACTGTTTATTACTCTGTTTGTGTCATGGGGAGATTTTGGAGGCTATGTTCTTGTTGACTCTCCTATATTGTAGCAATACGAGGGTAGCCCTGACCAGGACACGAACCAGTAACTGTCAACCCAACACCTTAACCGTTACGCCAAGAGATCCGAACCTCTTGACGAGGTcactaggtgttgggttaaggttgtTACAATATCATGCTCTGAAGAAGCTTCCAGGATCTCTTAGAAGACTAGCCCTTTCGTGGGCTAAAATACTTaagggggttgtggtatatggccaatataccacggctaagggctgttcttaggtaTAAACCCCCGAGATGCCTTAttcctattataaactggttaccaacgtaatcagagcatcaaaaataaatgttttgtcatacccgtggtatatggtctaaTATAcaacggctttcagccaatcagcattcaaagctcgaaccacccagtttataaatcaTAATAAACAAtatcttggtcaaaagtagtgcagcatatagggaattgggtgttATTTCGTACACACCCAGTGTTTCCCGCTGGAGGCAGAGTACTGTAGAGCCCTCTTCATCATGGTCTCGTCGAAGGTGGTCGTGTCACCATTCTGTCCCCATTCTTCACCTGGATGGAGCAGGACTGGAAGGGGAAGGTGTTGGGAGCCCCTCCGGCCAGGGAGATCATGGAGGGGGAGACCTCTGCTGGGGGAGGATAATTATCtaagatactgtttgaagaggtagggaCATATGGACAGATAGGGTATTTACATGCTGTCTACTAATGTTGATTTTTGGGTCAAGTTACAACAAGACATAAAGACATAGTAAATACTGTTCACCCATCCCATGTGAATCATCTTCAGAAAAACGTGATTATGGTATAATGATGAGATGTGTTATACTATGTTTAGTTTGAGTGTGATATCCTTGGCACGTTGATAGAGTACCTTGTATGTTACTGGCAAGACAAGTGCAGTAGTAGGTTGTGAACTAAACTCCTAAGTAGTTACAGTTACTATGTTGTCCTGCTCCTGCGTACAGCAGCACTGGAGTGGATTATCTTGCAATAAAGGCAGCGCgaatagagagcaatagtaatggagtatttttgtaggcactaactctgCCATGGTTGGTTGGGCAAAGCCTATGGGAAATTGAATGGCGTTTTTGTAGGGGTTTTCGATAAACGCCAGAAacaaggtctgtggtaaacacagtcTGAGGAGAGTTTTGTTCTGTGAGATACAGTTAGAGGACCATTTTCTTTTCATGAGCCTGgttttatttctattacagcatatcggatgactctcattcatattccattcacccagttcaatgtaacagcgataggtttagggtACTACATGATACTCGAATTTTCCCTATATCCACCATGAGGTTGCTGCAACCTAGCCTATgcatgaaagtttacaatgttgGTGCGCACACAGGCCGAGAGACAAATGTAAggcactcttgcctgcatctagctgatatagggtgtaatcattagtccaacagttgcaaacaggTATGTTTATCTCCgttttgttccatttgcttccgtttaagaaacgtttttcaacagaatcggcaaaATGAATACACCTGATCACGGGTAAACAGAGTTCACTCTCATAACAGCAACGTTGTaatcatttcaattcaatttgcttaattggcatgacgtaacaatgtaaatattgccaaagcttactttggagatTTGCCATATTAACATTATAAAAATGATAAAAATCAAtgttgtcaacgggacaacagtaacaacaataatcaagggtcaaaataaccaaacgctgaacaataacaataataatagaggacatgtgcaggctGGTTTGTGTCCCTCATCTTATgctgcttgtggacttcaatgcacaacaaatCAGCTGCATGTGACCAGGCGagaaaacctttccaagccaaacctctaCAAACAGtttacatcgttgtcaccatattagctcaAGTAACCTCATAGTCAGTATAGTTAATCTTTgaatcaactactcaccacattttatacaccGCAGTGTTAGCTTGCTGTAGTTTATGCTTTCtgtactagattaattatctgatcccTTGATTGGGCgggcaacatgtcagttcatgctgaaaGAGCTCTGACAGGCTGGAGGATgttctccggaagttgtcataattactatgtaagtctatggaagggggtgagaatcatgagcctcctaggttttgtaaggaagccaatgtacccagaggaggatggaagctagctgtcctctggctacaccatggtgctaccctagagtgctgttgaggctactgtagaccttctttgcaaaatagtgtgtttcaATCAGTtgtttggtgacgtgaatatatttagtatagttttatcgaAAAAGGATCACTTTTAAAATCTTTGACAATTtcaatttttatgaaattcactgaggagcatggtcctccccttcctcctctgaggagccttcactgatgagataatcttcatcagcaAACGACACTAGAATTTATGTAATAATAAAAAGACACAGAAAGCACAAAgacttcataattcataaagatcatgttaactgactgatatgaTCTCATAGAAGAAAACATAAaatctcctaaacctgtgttaacctcagaccttattttcagcaTTTATCCCAAAACCCTTTTCCTTCCCCATTCATTTTTGacataggaatggctgaacgaaccagaggtaacttATTTCCGGGTTTTAggaatgttttatatatatatatatatatatatatatatatatatatatatatatatatatggggatacaaccatcccagctctgcagattttgctgcaaagagacataatcattagatcatttgttttggtactgtccgtatgtagcttgtttttggttgcAAGATcgggaatggctgaagaattgcaacatttatttggagctaactctgcaaatagcactgctgggtgatttaaaaagtcatagtcaatcgatcaacaatataagacaactcttagcaaaaaaatgtatatttcattTACAATATGTAgaatctatgagaatagaaaggttcagcacttttgtgaaacatcacaggacagtttttatttatttattttttatttcacctttatttaaccaggtaggctagttgagaacaagttctcatttgcaactgacccctggccaagataaagcaaagcagttcaacacatacaacaacacagagttacacatggagtaaacaattatcaagtcaataacacagtagaaaaaaggagagtctatatacattgtgtgcaaaaggcatgaggaggtaggcgaataattaaaattttgcagattaacactggagtgataaatgatcagatggtcatgtacaggtagagatattggtgtgcaaaagagcataaaatcaaataaataaaaacagtatggggatgaggtaggtaaaaatgggtgggctatttaccgatagactatgtacagctgcagcgatcggttagctgctcagatagcagatgtttgaagttggtgagggagataaaagtctccaacttcagcgatttttgcaattcgttccagtcacaggcagcagagaactggaacgaaaggcggccaaattaggtgttggctttagggatgatcagtagtggaacagtagtggagagggtagcaagttttaagttcctcggcatacacatcacagacaaactgaattggtccactcacacagacagcattgtgaagaaggcgcagcagcgcctcttcaacctcaggaggctgaagaaattcggcttgtcaccaaaagcactcacaaacttctacagatgcacaatcgagagcatcctggcgggctgtatcaccgcctggtacggcaactgctccaccctcaaccgtaaggctctccagagggtagtgaggtctgcacaacgcatcaccgggggcaaactacctgccctccaggacacctacaccacccgatgtcacaggaaggccataaagatcatcaaggacatcaaccacccgagccactgcctgttcaccccgctatcatccagaaggcgaggtcagtacaggtgcatcaaagctgggaccgagagactgaaaaacagcttctatctcaaggctatcagactgttaaacagccaccactaacattgagtggctgctgccaacacactgacactgactcaactccagccactttaataatgggaattgatgggaaattatgtaaatatatcactagccactttaaacaatgctaccttatataatgttacttaccctacattattcatctcatatgcatacgtatatactgtactctatatcatcgactgtatccttatgtaatacatgtatcactagccactttaactatgccactttgtttacatactcatctcatatgtatatactgtactcgataccatctactgtatctgcctatgctgctctgtaccatcactcattcatatatccttatgtacatattctttatcccctcacactgtgtacaagacagtagttttggaattgttagttagattacttgttggttattactgcattgtcggaactagaagcacaagcatttcgctacactcgcattaacatctgctaaccatgtgtatgtgacaaataacaatttgatttgatttgattttgagatacacctgctggagcacgtgttacgggtgggtgttgccatcgtgaccagtgaactgagataaggcggagctttacctagcatggacttgtagatgacctggagccagtgggtctggcaacgaatatgtagcgagttgaaaaatatatggcaaatagaaatatAAACTGGATGGTTTTCAGAGATAGATGGACGGGGTTGAGtcgagctgaaggatgggactaaaaacaaacaaaagataactatttaAAATAttctgtgtccgtaaaatgtatatagtatgtataagctggaagtagaagcctaagagTTGCTCactattagtttactccaattaggggcgggatggtagggttaggggaaaataataaaggaaaatatatataaaatatttacaaaaaatatatatgggggattggaaatgatgcagaccaTTACATTGATTGAAGCcgcaatctatctgcaatattaaagcggATCTACCctcccaacaacaacaaaaatatatacaaattaaAATAAAGAACATAATGCACAGATTAAACCTGAAATACAGTGCACAAAAATCATATAATAGGAATACATTTGAGCAGACGAACAACAGATTTATGTATACAACCAAGTTTGTTTCATGACTGACCTTAAGCATTTGACACTTAAACGTACAGTGGCCACTGGATAATGTAGTTTTCACTGCAATAGTCCCACTGGAGTccaaccaaatcaaatgttatttgtcacatgccccgaagacaacaggtgtaggtagatcttACAGTAAAATGTTTACTTTCAAGCCCTACATTACCCAGGGGTCAAAATAAGTATATAATTTTGAGATTACTGTACAAGTAATTATACGTATATCAACTAACTGCATGATGCAATTTTTAAAAAAAGAATCCCTGATAATAAAATCGTAACAAATGATCTCCAATAATTTAATACTGAACCAGATCAACGTAACAGTCAAGGCTAGACAGTAATTCCACCGCCGCACCGGTGGGTGGCGGCAGCGTACCCGAATACACGTAAATAATCGTATTGAAACCCGCGAGGAAAATATTCCATTGCTGCTAgcacgtagctagctagctatttgtttTGATTTCTCGGGCTTGTGTATTTTCAAATAATAACTCAGTCATTACTGTCCCGTTTGTACAAATAACTAGCAACTTAACCGAAGGAAAGCAGCTGCATCCGCACCGTGAATCATTGATTTGTGAGCAACTAATTTATCTAAaggctaatgttagctacagtAGATAGCTAATCATTCCATCTAGCTAGTCAGTTGTTATTTGTCACATCAAACGTGCTTGCAACTGCGTTAGCTAGCAAAGTAGATGATTTTCAATTTACCAGGCTATCAAATCGTGTGAAAACTCTCGAGTAGGTTGCTCGTGCGTCGAGAAGCTATCGCGTTTGATAACACGACTTTTCCGCATATAGCTAGATCAAGGCCAACGACCTTGCTGTGATGTAAACTTGCAGAACACCTTTGCTTGTTTTGATTTACATATAGTCGTTTTAATGGGGAAAAGGAAAGACATGATCCACCCAAGGTTTCTTTTAGGTGAGTTTTTTAAAATGTTACTGTTGATGTTATGCTCCCACGACGCAAGCATGGCTGTTTTTATTTTagtccccaccccctctctctgttactgATCTAACCTGTAATCATCTGGATACAAATGCCTGGTTGGTTGTTTGTGAATTGAAGATTTGACACCATCATATTCACTTGCCATAAGAAGCCATTAGGAACAGTCCAGATGCCACTTGTCTTTATTTTGAGTCATACATGgcattattataataatatatgccactAACAGTCATGCGGTAGAGCTGACCCTGCTTAGTCGACTGGTCAATACGCTGAGATTTCCTTAGTCAAGCATTCTCAAAAAAACTCCATGGTGCACAAGACACCTAACTCattggactaatccattgcggaggtcatggggatggcacagtccatcactctaagagaacatttatgcttgatccgaaaatgtggtcggaggcgcCATATTGATGGTGTGACGCAATTGCGGGGAGGTATAAACACAAAttcacttccttcacaacagctctgcactgctccgcgaagcgcaagaagtatgaatgtcctgacttctgcagaggccgtatCACCGTAAATGTTGCACGGCCAATGCAGATTTTGGATTGACCATGCAGGGGCTTttaaagccaatttatgcttgatctgtGATGTGATCAGAGGCTTCGTTTGGAGAGTGTGACGCAATTGCGGAGCCCTCGGAGGCATGCAGAGGTCAAATCAAGCTCTGTACTGCATTGCTCTGTGCctctcaaattttgtaacaatgtgGAGAGCTCCGTATTGCTCCTCATTGAAAttattggttgacggtaggtggggtCAGGAGGTCCTGTATAAGCACAAACTCACTTCTGACAACTTCCTTCCCAACACCTCTGCTCCACGAAGTGCAAAACGTATATTTGCTCTGACTTCTACGGAGGCCGCATCGCAGTAAATGCTGTACAGCCACTGCAGATGTTGGACTGACCATATACAGCCCTTTATACATGTGCTACTAAAATTGTAAATTGTTATATTATGTAAGAATAATGGTGTAACAAATGCGCTTTTGTCCTGCGTTGCATCACGTTTGCTGTCAGCGGTTCTGAAACTTAATGTTCAGTGCCCTATTGAATTGGCGCCTTTCCCTAtatgacctacagtaccagtcaaaagtttggacacaactact
Encoded proteins:
- the LOC139417476 gene encoding kynurenine/alpha-aminoadipate aminotransferase, mitochondrial-like, whose amino-acid sequence is MISLAGGAPNTFPFQSCSIQVKNGDRMVFEMLVNPGDGVLHASTYSGTLAAVRSTSLSLTNTPGDQHGMILGGLKEVLSQWDLADVHKPDSTVPRVLYTIPNGGNPTGASLTTQRKREIFKLARQYDLLVIEDDPYYFLQFEKAAPPTFLSMDVDGRIIRTDSFSKILSLW